Proteins encoded by one window of Natronoarchaeum mannanilyticum:
- a CDS encoding GMC family oxidoreductase codes for MSVDRSPVPDADVCVIGAGPAGALVADRLAAAGHDVVILDAGPRFEDEAPNRIDRMERAIRPSYGRPDVWDVGGERDAYSATGEWFYPLNHARVKGIGGSTLHWQGMVMRLHEDDFASASERGVGVDWPIDYEELRPHYADAETELGVSGADDNPFGPPREEPFPNPAFPPSYSDGLFAEACEELEISMHSVPNARNSEPYDGRSACVGYGTCQPVCPSGAKYDAGVHVDSAEEKGATVIDRATVEKLEHGPDRIEAAHYATPEGEYRQTADAFVLAAGGVETPRLLLLSDSEHYPDGLANSSGAVGKYFMDHLFAGAGGVLDEPTRQNHVGFLTSESHQFYDDADEEVGPFKLEFFNYAGPSPVEQALGGDEWGDDLLDSLQESYGNHVAVGGLVEQLPREDSYVGLDPHETDHLGNPVPDVHWNVGDRALRTLERANELQTRILEELGAEVQWTVGPDNTGPAYHHMGTTRMGTDPSESVVNTDLQTHDLENCWIASSSTFPTGGALNPTLTIAALALRAAENVDAAL; via the coding sequence GTGAGCGTCGACCGCAGTCCGGTCCCGGACGCCGACGTCTGCGTGATCGGCGCCGGGCCCGCGGGCGCGCTCGTCGCCGACCGGCTCGCGGCCGCCGGGCACGACGTCGTGATCCTCGACGCCGGTCCGCGATTCGAGGACGAAGCGCCGAACCGAATCGATCGCATGGAGCGTGCGATCCGCCCGTCGTACGGCCGCCCCGACGTCTGGGACGTCGGCGGCGAGCGGGACGCCTACTCGGCGACCGGCGAGTGGTTCTACCCGCTGAACCACGCCCGGGTGAAGGGGATCGGCGGGTCGACGCTCCACTGGCAGGGGATGGTGATGCGGCTCCACGAGGACGACTTCGCGTCCGCGAGCGAGCGCGGCGTCGGCGTCGACTGGCCGATCGACTACGAGGAGCTCAGGCCGCACTACGCCGACGCCGAGACGGAGCTCGGCGTCTCCGGCGCCGACGACAACCCCTTCGGCCCGCCCCGCGAGGAGCCGTTCCCGAACCCGGCGTTCCCGCCGTCGTACAGCGACGGCCTGTTCGCAGAAGCCTGCGAGGAACTGGAGATATCGATGCACTCGGTGCCCAACGCGCGCAACTCCGAGCCCTACGACGGGCGGAGCGCTTGCGTGGGGTACGGCACCTGCCAGCCGGTCTGTCCCTCCGGCGCCAAGTACGACGCCGGCGTCCACGTCGACTCCGCGGAAGAGAAGGGCGCGACGGTGATCGACCGGGCGACCGTCGAGAAGCTGGAGCACGGCCCCGACCGGATCGAGGCCGCCCACTACGCGACGCCCGAGGGCGAGTACCGCCAGACGGCGGACGCGTTCGTACTGGCGGCCGGCGGCGTCGAGACGCCGCGGCTCCTCTTGCTGTCGGACTCCGAACACTACCCCGACGGGCTGGCCAACTCCAGCGGCGCGGTCGGCAAGTACTTCATGGACCACCTGTTCGCCGGCGCCGGCGGCGTGCTCGACGAGCCGACTCGCCAGAACCACGTCGGCTTCCTCACCAGCGAGAGCCACCAGTTCTACGACGACGCCGACGAGGAGGTCGGCCCGTTCAAGCTGGAGTTTTTCAACTACGCCGGCCCTTCGCCCGTCGAGCAGGCGCTGGGCGGCGACGAGTGGGGCGACGACCTGCTCGACTCGCTGCAGGAGTCGTACGGCAACCACGTCGCCGTCGGCGGGCTGGTCGAACAGCTCCCCCGCGAGGACAGCTACGTCGGTCTCGACCCCCACGAAACCGACCATCTCGGCAACCCGGTCCCGGACGTCCACTGGAACGTGGGCGATCGGGCGCTCCGGACGCTCGAACGCGCGAACGAGCTCCAGACGCGGATCCTGGAGGAGCTCGGCGCCGAGGTCCAGTGGACGGTGGGCCCCGACAACACCGGCCCCGCGTACCACCACATGGGGACGACCCGGATGGGGACCGATCCGTCGGAGAGCGTCGTGAATACTGACCTGCAGACTCACGACCTCGAAAACTGCTGGATCGCCTCCAGTTCGACGTTCCCGACCGGCGGGGCGCTCAACCCGACGCTGACGATCGCGGCGCTGGCGCTGCGGGCTGCCGAGAACGTCGACGCCGCGCTCTGA
- a CDS encoding iron ABC transporter permease yields the protein MRATIDRLRGGEDEDQPLGLTLLVAAIAAAVVFPLSWVIVTATEVERARAIDLLTQETTRDVILNSLLLMGAVTALSILIGVPLAYLTVRTDLPFSRFWSVAVSLPLVVPSYIGAFAFVSAFGPQGEFHDLLAPLGVERLPNIYGFPGAIMVITLYTYPYVYLTTRAALLSFDTTLVEAARTLNQDRLSAFRRVTLPHIRPAVAAGSLLVALYAVSDFGTPAIMRLSVFTRQIYVEYHAFGQDYAALLSLQLLAVVLLVLALEWWVRPDDDIASDQQGAGGGEPVSLGRWRWPATLLPAAVSTLALVVPVWILGLWLVNAESGRRPSFAFEWSYALNSVTVAALAALAAAIAAVPVGYLAGRHDTPLSNLFERTTYVGFAVPGIVLGLALVYFGARANTVIGPEIYPTLALLVFAYVVRFMPQAVGSIRTSTLQVDPRLVEAARTLGDAPNRAFRRVTLPLIAPGVVAGAALVFLTTMKELPATLMLRPTGFDTLVTHIWRAQASAYFQYAAIPALLLIVISGLSMVVMLSQERMGP from the coding sequence ATGAGGGCGACGATCGATCGGCTCCGGGGCGGCGAGGACGAGGACCAGCCGCTCGGGCTGACGCTGCTGGTCGCCGCGATCGCCGCGGCCGTCGTGTTCCCGCTGAGCTGGGTCATCGTCACGGCGACGGAAGTCGAGCGCGCCCGGGCGATCGATCTGCTGACCCAGGAGACGACGCGGGACGTGATCCTCAACAGCCTCCTGCTGATGGGCGCCGTCACCGCGCTGTCGATCCTGATCGGGGTGCCGTTGGCGTATCTCACCGTCCGAACCGACCTGCCCTTCAGCCGGTTCTGGTCGGTCGCCGTTTCCTTGCCGCTGGTCGTACCGAGCTACATCGGCGCGTTCGCGTTCGTCTCGGCGTTCGGGCCGCAGGGAGAGTTCCACGACCTCCTTGCGCCGCTGGGCGTCGAGCGCCTGCCGAACATCTACGGGTTCCCCGGCGCGATCATGGTGATCACGCTGTACACCTACCCCTACGTCTACCTGACGACCCGCGCCGCCTTGCTTTCGTTCGACACGACGCTCGTCGAGGCCGCGCGCACGCTCAACCAGGACCGGCTGTCGGCGTTCCGCCGGGTGACGCTTCCCCACATCCGGCCGGCGGTCGCCGCGGGGAGCCTGCTGGTGGCGCTGTACGCCGTCTCGGACTTCGGGACGCCCGCGATCATGCGGCTGTCGGTGTTCACCCGCCAGATCTACGTCGAGTACCACGCGTTCGGCCAGGACTACGCGGCGCTGCTGTCGCTGCAGCTGCTCGCGGTCGTGCTGCTGGTGCTCGCCCTGGAGTGGTGGGTCCGACCGGACGACGACATCGCCAGCGACCAGCAGGGAGCCGGCGGCGGCGAGCCGGTGTCGCTGGGACGCTGGCGCTGGCCCGCGACGCTGCTGCCGGCCGCGGTGTCGACGCTCGCGCTCGTCGTCCCGGTCTGGATTCTCGGCCTCTGGCTGGTCAACGCCGAGAGCGGACGCCGCCCCTCCTTCGCCTTCGAGTGGTCCTACGCTCTCAACTCCGTGACCGTCGCCGCGCTCGCCGCGCTGGCCGCCGCGATCGCCGCGGTGCCCGTCGGCTACCTCGCCGGGCGCCACGACACGCCGCTGTCGAACCTGTTCGAGCGCACGACGTACGTCGGCTTCGCCGTACCCGGAATCGTGCTCGGGCTCGCGCTGGTGTACTTCGGCGCCCGGGCGAACACCGTGATCGGCCCGGAGATCTACCCGACGCTCGCGCTGCTGGTGTTCGCGTACGTCGTCCGGTTTATGCCCCAGGCGGTCGGCTCGATCCGGACCTCGACGCTGCAGGTCGACCCGCGCCTCGTCGAAGCCGCGCGCACGCTCGGCGACGCCCCGAACCGCGCCTTCCGACGCGTGACGCTGCCGCTGATCGCGCCCGGCGTCGTCGCGGGCGCCGCGCTCGTCTTCCTCACGACGATGAAGGAGCTGCCGGCGACGCTGATGCTACGGCCGACCGGGTTCGACACGCTCGTCACCCACATCTGGCGCGCTCAGGCGTCGGCGTACTTCCAGTACGCCGCGATACCGGCGCTGTTGCTGATCGTCATCTCGGGGCTCTCGATGGTCGTGATGCTCTCTCAGGAGCGGATGGGGCCGTAG
- a CDS encoding gluconate 2-dehydrogenase subunit 3 family protein — translation MELTRRDAVAALAAVGGGAAIGLSGFVEPPSAADDGGSGVDGSAGPGDAEIEETLVAAAEVVYPSEVTGVEEFVGTFLSGRLDREDHGAGMARAVAELDQLANSWYGGRFAALDPGDRDDFLRELGADSAEENPDGTTAERVRYYVVNEVLLALYSSPTGGELVGIENPQGHPGGQASYQRGPQA, via the coding sequence ATGGAACTGACGCGGCGCGACGCCGTTGCCGCGCTGGCCGCCGTCGGCGGGGGCGCGGCGATCGGTCTCTCCGGATTCGTCGAGCCGCCGTCCGCGGCGGACGACGGCGGCTCGGGGGTGGACGGTTCGGCCGGTCCCGGCGACGCCGAGATCGAGGAGACGCTCGTCGCGGCCGCCGAGGTCGTCTACCCCTCCGAGGTCACAGGCGTCGAGGAGTTCGTCGGCACCTTTCTCTCGGGCCGGCTGGACCGCGAGGACCACGGCGCCGGGATGGCGCGCGCGGTCGCCGAACTCGACCAACTGGCGAACAGCTGGTACGGCGGCCGGTTCGCCGCGCTCGACCCGGGCGATCGGGACGATTTTCTCCGCGAGCTGGGGGCCGATTCGGCCGAAGAGAATCCCGATGGGACTACCGCAGAGCGCGTCCGCTACTACGTCGTCAACGAGGTGCTGCTTGCACTGTACTCCTCGCCGACCGGCGGCGAGCTGGTCGGCATCGAGAACCCGCAGGGACATCCCGGCGGGCAGGCGAGCTACCAGCGGGGGCCCCAGGCGTGA